In Eulemur rufifrons isolate Redbay chromosome 29, OSU_ERuf_1, whole genome shotgun sequence, one DNA window encodes the following:
- the NUP42 gene encoding nucleoporin NUP42 isoform X3, whose amino-acid sequence MVLTILSDVKDGVNQAAPTFGFGSRQATTFGSPGFPVNSSSSDSAQNFSFKTNSGFVPASSGSPSVFGSPPAFGAVSSASSAISTSTPVFGFRKPEITSAASFSFKSPATSSFGSPGFSGFPASSAADPVRAPVAPGFGSVSSVAGFGSPGAHSYTAFSKPSNDTFGNSSISTSFSVSNSIVATDNVLFTPKDKLTVEELEQFRSKKFTLGKIPLKPPPMELLNT is encoded by the exons ATGGTCCTGACTATA CTCTCTGATGTAAAGGATGGAGTAAATCAAGCAGCACCTACATTTGGATTTGGTAGTAGGCAAGCAACAACATTTGGGTCACCAG gttttCCAGTTAATAGCAGCAGCAGTGATAGTGCtcagaattttagttttaaaacgAACTCTGGATTTGTCCCTGCCTCTTCTGGAAGCCCTTCTGTATTCGGAAGTCCTCCAGCATTTGGAGCTGTATCTTCTGCCAGTTCTGCCATCTCTACTTCTACTCCAGTTTTTGGATTTAGGAAACCTGAAATCACATCTGctgcttcattttcatttaaaagccCTGCAACTTCCAGTTTTGGATCACCCGGATTTTCAGGATTTCCAGCTTCCTCGGCAGCAGACCCTGTCAGAGCTCCTGTGGCCCCGGGGTTTGGAAGTGTCAGTTCTGTGGCTGGTTTTGGTAGTCCAGGCGCCCATTCTTACACTGCTTTTTCCAAGCCATCTAATGACACCTTTGGAAATAGCAGCATATCCACCTCTTTCTCGGTATCAAACAGCATCGTTGCAACAGATAATGTATTATTCACACCCAAGGATAAACTAACAGTGGAAGAACTGGAACAATTTCGATCTAAGAAATTTACTCTGGGAAAAATCCCATTAAAGCCACCACCTATGGAGCTTCTAAATACTTAA
- the NUP42 gene encoding nucleoporin NUP42 isoform X2 has product MTICQFFLQGRCRFGDRCWNEHPGARGAGGGRQQPQQQPSGSNRRGWNTTSQRYSSVIQPSSFSKPTPCGGSRDQEKPSFSSLDSGASTSRNRGFGLSETPFASLSSDGQKDEKKLLEGIVKDMEIWESSGQWMFSVYSPVKTKPNVSGFTDISPEELRLEYHNFLTSNNLQSYLNSVQQLINQWRNRVNELKNINVSTKLSDVKDGVNQAAPTFGFGSRQATTFGSPGFPVNSSSSDSAQNFSFKTNSGFVPASSGSPSVFGSPPAFGAVSSASSAISTSTPVFGFRKPEITSAASFSFKSPATSSFGSPGFSGFPASSAADPVRAPVAPGFGSVSSVAGFGSPGAHSYTAFSKPSNDTFGNSSISTSFSVSNSIVATDNVLFTPKDKLTVEELEQFRSKKFTLGKIPLKPPPMELLNT; this is encoded by the exons ATGACCATCTGTCAATTCTTCCTTCAAGGCCGGTGCCGCTTTGGAGACCGTTGCTGGAATGAACATCCCGGTGCCAGGGGTGCGGGCGGAGGACggcagcagccacagcagcagcCTTCAG gCAGTAACAGACGTGGATGGAATACCACCAGCCAGAGATATTCCAGTGTCATTCAGCCATCCAGTTTCTCCAAACCAACACCATGTGGGGGCAGCAGAGATCAAGAAAAGCCATCTTTCAGCTCTCTTGATTCTGGAGCTTCAACTAGTAGGAACAGGGGCTTTGGATTGTCAGAGACCCCATTTGCTTCACTTAGCTCTGATGggcagaaagatgaaaagaaacttCT tgaagGGATTGTAAAAGATATGGAGATTTGGGAATCATCAGGGCAGTGGATGTTTTCCGTTTATTCACcagtaaaaacaaaacctaatGTTTCAG GTTTTACAGACATTTCACCAGAGGAGTTGAGGCTTGAATACCATAACTTCTTAACCAGCAATAACTTACAGAGTTAT cTAAATTCAGTCCAACAGTTAATAAATCAATGGAGGAACAGAGTaaatgaactgaaaaatataaatgtatcaaCTAAA CTCTCTGATGTAAAGGATGGAGTAAATCAAGCAGCACCTACATTTGGATTTGGTAGTAGGCAAGCAACAACATTTGGGTCACCAG gttttCCAGTTAATAGCAGCAGCAGTGATAGTGCtcagaattttagttttaaaacgAACTCTGGATTTGTCCCTGCCTCTTCTGGAAGCCCTTCTGTATTCGGAAGTCCTCCAGCATTTGGAGCTGTATCTTCTGCCAGTTCTGCCATCTCTACTTCTACTCCAGTTTTTGGATTTAGGAAACCTGAAATCACATCTGctgcttcattttcatttaaaagccCTGCAACTTCCAGTTTTGGATCACCCGGATTTTCAGGATTTCCAGCTTCCTCGGCAGCAGACCCTGTCAGAGCTCCTGTGGCCCCGGGGTTTGGAAGTGTCAGTTCTGTGGCTGGTTTTGGTAGTCCAGGCGCCCATTCTTACACTGCTTTTTCCAAGCCATCTAATGACACCTTTGGAAATAGCAGCATATCCACCTCTTTCTCGGTATCAAACAGCATCGTTGCAACAGATAATGTATTATTCACACCCAAGGATAAACTAACAGTGGAAGAACTGGAACAATTTCGATCTAAGAAATTTACTCTGGGAAAAATCCCATTAAAGCCACCACCTATGGAGCTTCTAAATACTTAA
- the NUP42 gene encoding nucleoporin NUP42 isoform X1: MTICQFFLQGRCRFGDRCWNEHPGARGAGGGRQQPQQQPSGSNRRGWNTTSQRYSSVIQPSSFSKPTPCGGSRDQEKPSFSSLDSGASTSRNRGFGLSETPFASLSSDGQKDEKKLLEGIVKDMEIWESSGQWMFSVYSPVKTKPNVSGFTDISPEELRLEYHNFLTSNNLQSYLNSVQQLINQWRNRVNELKNINVSTKVALLSDVKDGVNQAAPTFGFGSRQATTFGSPGFPVNSSSSDSAQNFSFKTNSGFVPASSGSPSVFGSPPAFGAVSSASSAISTSTPVFGFRKPEITSAASFSFKSPATSSFGSPGFSGFPASSAADPVRAPVAPGFGSVSSVAGFGSPGAHSYTAFSKPSNDTFGNSSISTSFSVSNSIVATDNVLFTPKDKLTVEELEQFRSKKFTLGKIPLKPPPMELLNT, from the exons ATGACCATCTGTCAATTCTTCCTTCAAGGCCGGTGCCGCTTTGGAGACCGTTGCTGGAATGAACATCCCGGTGCCAGGGGTGCGGGCGGAGGACggcagcagccacagcagcagcCTTCAG gCAGTAACAGACGTGGATGGAATACCACCAGCCAGAGATATTCCAGTGTCATTCAGCCATCCAGTTTCTCCAAACCAACACCATGTGGGGGCAGCAGAGATCAAGAAAAGCCATCTTTCAGCTCTCTTGATTCTGGAGCTTCAACTAGTAGGAACAGGGGCTTTGGATTGTCAGAGACCCCATTTGCTTCACTTAGCTCTGATGggcagaaagatgaaaagaaacttCT tgaagGGATTGTAAAAGATATGGAGATTTGGGAATCATCAGGGCAGTGGATGTTTTCCGTTTATTCACcagtaaaaacaaaacctaatGTTTCAG GTTTTACAGACATTTCACCAGAGGAGTTGAGGCTTGAATACCATAACTTCTTAACCAGCAATAACTTACAGAGTTAT cTAAATTCAGTCCAACAGTTAATAAATCAATGGAGGAACAGAGTaaatgaactgaaaaatataaatgtatcaaCTAAAGTAGCTTTG CTCTCTGATGTAAAGGATGGAGTAAATCAAGCAGCACCTACATTTGGATTTGGTAGTAGGCAAGCAACAACATTTGGGTCACCAG gttttCCAGTTAATAGCAGCAGCAGTGATAGTGCtcagaattttagttttaaaacgAACTCTGGATTTGTCCCTGCCTCTTCTGGAAGCCCTTCTGTATTCGGAAGTCCTCCAGCATTTGGAGCTGTATCTTCTGCCAGTTCTGCCATCTCTACTTCTACTCCAGTTTTTGGATTTAGGAAACCTGAAATCACATCTGctgcttcattttcatttaaaagccCTGCAACTTCCAGTTTTGGATCACCCGGATTTTCAGGATTTCCAGCTTCCTCGGCAGCAGACCCTGTCAGAGCTCCTGTGGCCCCGGGGTTTGGAAGTGTCAGTTCTGTGGCTGGTTTTGGTAGTCCAGGCGCCCATTCTTACACTGCTTTTTCCAAGCCATCTAATGACACCTTTGGAAATAGCAGCATATCCACCTCTTTCTCGGTATCAAACAGCATCGTTGCAACAGATAATGTATTATTCACACCCAAGGATAAACTAACAGTGGAAGAACTGGAACAATTTCGATCTAAGAAATTTACTCTGGGAAAAATCCCATTAAAGCCACCACCTATGGAGCTTCTAAATACTTAA